The Novipirellula aureliae genomic interval AATCCGCTGGCGAATCGCCCCTAGCCTTTTGCCTCGCTGAAACGACGAGTCATCCCACAAGCTCGCGATCGAGGAAGCGACGTGTTCGTCTGCCAAAATGTCACACGCTTCGGCGGTTGTCGAACGCCAATTCGCCCCTTTTGTTAGCAATCCTGAACAATAGGAAGCTTCAAGAACGGCCATCTTTTCGAAGGTTTTGGTTGTTCCAACGTAACTGTCGAGGAGTTCGGTTAACGTTTCACGCCGCCAAAACGACGCTTCTAAGAAGCATCCATCAATTTTCGCGGCCTCCTTGCGATTGACCTTCGTCGCGGATGAGCAACTCGGTTGGCACAAACGAACCTCACGATCGTGCCATCCTGCTGCGATAATTTTCCCACTGCGTCGGTTCCGAACCACGGGAGTGACGGCAGCGACGTCTTCATGCTCGAACTTTTCAAGTGCAGCATCGACCCAATCCGCGGTGGCAGTTAACCCATTTGCCAATACATGTACGAATCGGCCGCGTGATCGCTGCACTCCGCTGGTGATCAAATCGAGTGGACTCGATGATTCTGCCGTGACAAACTGAACTTCGTCACCAAGATCAAAAGGGTCATCGTACCGCCCGTCATGGGACACGATGACGTCGCAACCTCTCGGTTGATGTTCCAAGACACTGACGAGAGCATTTTCAAAGGCTGCGGTGTCCTGACCAACAGGCACTACAATCGAAAGTCGCGATCGCGTTGGGGATGTTGCCACCGATTCACCCTGCAAAAAAGAATGCCAGCATTGCCTGCTAGCGGTTGTGGTCCAAAACGACAGGCTCGTCGTTAAGAGTCATTTTCGGTAAAACAGGCGTCACAGATGAGACGTTCGCACCAATCGGTCGAGAAAGGTCACCGATTCTGTCATCATGACTGAACGCACGCTTTCAATCGGCAAACTTTGCCATCGGAAAAAATATTCCAAATCCTGCAACCGATGATTGTACCATGCATACTCGCCTACTTTCCGCCTCCAAATGGCCTGCCGAAGCGGCAAACCAAGTCCCTCCTTCCATTCGCGTCTCCGAGATTGGCTTTGGTGCCTGGGCGATCGGCGGAGGATGGGGCCAGCAGCAAGATGCGGAATCAATGCTAGCATTGAATGCAGCGATTGATCGCGGCGTCAATTTTATCGATACCGCTGCGGTCTACGGAGACGGGCATAGCGAGAAGCTGATTGCGGAGGTTTTGAAAAGCCGCAGTGAAGAAGTCTTTGTAGCGACCAAATCGCCGCCTGCCGATGGGCCTTGGCCGCCTAGCCCAACCTGTCGCTGGCAAGACCGATATTCGGCTGCCTATTTACGTGACAATGTAAACGATCGTCTACAGAACCTGGGCGTCGAGCGAATCGATCTTCTGCAGCTTCACACTTGGACGCGAGCGTGGAACGATGACCCACAGCCCTTGATGGTTTTGCATCGACTCCGCGACGAGGGGAAAATCAATCTGATTGGCGTCAGTACTCCTGAGCACGATCAAGATTGCGTGATTCAATTGATGAGAAATGGTTTGGTCGATGTTGTGCAGGTCATCTTTAACCTGTTTCATCAGGAACCGATGGCTCAGTTGTTACCGGTTGCGGCTGAAACAGGTACGGGAGTCATTGTACGAGTCGCACTCGATGAAGGTGTGTTGACGGGCAAGTATTCCGCGGACCACGTATTTCCCGAGGATGATTTCCGACACCGCTATTTCGCGGGCGATCGGATGCAGCGGTCTGTCGAAAGGGCCGAGGCGATTCGCGAAGATCTCGCTGCATTCGGTTTAGAGGAAGACTACACGATGGCCGACGTGGCATTGAAGTTCGCATTGTCACGTCCGGAAGTCAGTACCGTGATCGCCGGCATGAGGAACGTCCAGCAAGTCGAACAGAATACTCGAACGAGCCAATTGCGAGACCTTCCCGCCGATATGCTCACGCTGCTTGAACGTCACAATTGGCGACGCGGGGTTTGGTACGGCGGAAAATGAAGGTCCCTCTCGCCAGCATCGGGACTCCTACCGTCGCGAAAGTTGCCAAGACTTTCGCCTCCCCGGCATAATTGTTAACCGTGGCCGATACTCTTGGCGAGTTTCGCTACAAAGCAACAGCCTATCCGGCCTCGTGCATCGTCAAGGTTTCGTCCACGACGACCAGCCTTGGTTTTTGATCTGGTTGTCGTGTGAGGTTGAGGCGAGCAAGACTATGATTCGCGCCCCAGCAAATCAAACACCGATTGGGATGCCAATCGTTCACGGCGAAGCCGTTCTTCGGGATTGTCGAGAATCGCCTGAAGGCTACTCGATTGGTCGATTGATTGAGTCGATAGGGGGATCGGCTCGTATTGTTCGAATGCTTGGACTCGCTCAAATTGGCGTGCGATTCGGGTCGTTCCATCTTGCCCGGTCCACTGCAATCGATCCGGAGCACGGTGCCATTGGCTGTCGACTTCATCTGCGTAAATGTTTGCGGTATCGACGCCTCCATTGATCGCAAATGCCTCGACCGACTCGAACCCTCGAGCGTTGATTTGATAGTCTGGGCCGGTGATAATCGAACGCGCGGCAGAGACGTTCATGGTGTCATCGCCTGCGGAATCGTAGAGCGATGCGTTGTCATGACCGCCAGCGGTTGCGTAGGCAAAGACTCGCTCGAAACCGTAAGCGGCTTGAAACGTGTCGTCCGATCGAAGACTCGTGAATTGAGGTTTCACGGCCAATGTGTCATCCCCTGCGGAGTCGGTCATGAAAGCGGTGTCATAGCCGCCTGCGGTCGCATGAACGAAGATTTTTGAGATCTCGTTGACATTGAACTGAAAACCGACACCCGACAACTCCGCCTGGTTTGGCCCTGAGCGAAGCGTATCGTCCCCTGGGGAATCGTACAAACTCGCTCGATCTGGACCGCCACCACCATCGAAGACCAACGACTCGACGCCGCGAAGTTCGATCTGGAACCGATTCGTCGACAAGGTGCTAATGTTGCCACCCGTCGATCCGGGGTGCATGATGAGTCGCTCCGCTTGATTCGAACCGATGATATGGAGTGAATCCGCACCACCTCCGACATCGATCACCAAGGGTGACGTTGCGAACCCTGAATCGTTTTCGAAGGGGGACGAGCCTGTCGTTTCAAAACGATACTCGTTTCCTCCGCTACGTAGTACAATCCCATCGGTGAGATCGAGCACATACGAATCGTTCTCATTGGATCCTGGGAAGTAACGAATCTCTGCACCGGAGTTTGTCGAGTCAGGCAGATGGTCTCCGCTAGAATCGATCGAATCGCCGACATCGTCTGCACTCGGAGCCAGTAGGGCGGACGACAAGTCGACAACGTTGTAGGAAGCCCCGGTCAGCGGATCCGTTTGAGATTGAGTTGAATCCCTCAGTCGCATCAAGATGTCATCGATCGACGGGTTCAAGCCTTGGTCGATCATCGATTGCCGCACCAACATCGAGGCAGCGGCGATTTGCGGAGTTGCCATACTGGTCCCATCGAGTGTCGCAAAATCGTCAACATGTCCATCCCATCCATAGACATGTTCGGGCACTGCGCTGCGAATCGATTCGCCGCCGGTTGCTAACAAGCCGTCATTTCGCTGAGAAAACGTGCTTAGCAGCCCATCATCGCCGATGGAGCCTACTGCCACGACCGATTCGCTCGACGCGGGATACATGATCGACTGATCCGAGACCGAGCTACCAAAAAAGTTTCCTGAAGCGGCAAAGACGAGGATTCCGTCTTGGCGAAGCAATTGCAGTTCATCTTCGAGGATGCTTTGGGCTTCGTCTAGATTATCGGCATTGAGTGCTGCTCCGACGGACAAGTTGACGGTGGTGATCGGTGAAGCAAAGCTGTCGCGGTGATCGTGGACCCATTTTAGTGACGCTTCGATCCAGTCCAGCTCACCCATGCCGGTGTCATCGAAAACACGAAGGGCAACGATATCGGCTCCGGGTGCCACACCCGCGAAATCGTCGGTCTTTCCTGCCAATAGCCCTGCGACGTGCGTCCCGTGAAACCCGGCAGGACCGTCGTCATAGGGATTGGCATCGTTTTCGGCAAAATCCCAACCGCCGACGACTCGATAGCCAGGCCCAAATCCGCCGCCAAACGCGACATGGTCCCAAGCAACGCCGCTATCGATCACGGCCACCGTTTGGCCGCTGCCATCAAACGAATGACCTTCGAAAACAGAACCGCTGCCAATTGTTGCTGCGTTCCGGATCTCCGCTGCTTGATCTAGTAAATCGGGACGGAGGTCACTGCTGGCGGGCTGTTCGAGCAACTGCGAGTCAACGGTTGGCAAACTTGTTGGAGCCGATAGATCGCTAGACGTATTGCCAATCGATAGAGCTTCTAGCAATAGATCACCCGGTAGCGATGCCGACAAGGCGAATCTTTCTTCACAAATTTCGATACGGTTAAGATCGTCGAAGGAAAAGTCGTCTTGAATCAATTTCATCTGCAACGCTCGCTTTGCACTGGTTTGGGACTCGCCAAGGGAAACCTAGATCGCAGACTCACGCCTTTTCTACCTAATCGGAATTCCGAGACAACGAATCGAATTTTGTGATCTGATTTGCCGATACAACGTGAGTAGACGTTACATCTGTTACCACGAAAGACTGGATAAGAGAGGCCTTCGTTCGATGTCGCTGTTAAAATTGTGGAATTCCCTTTGCGGTCGCTCCGCAACTGAAAAGCCCGAAACAGAGGCTTCAGCCTCCACTTCGGAGATTGGCGAGACGACTCCAGCGGTGAGCCAAGCCTCGCAGGGGAGGGAGCCGGAAGCGAATGCGAACGAGACGAAGACGAGCGTCCCGAAAACAGGCACAACGAAAACAGCTACAACGAAAACGACTGTCGCCAAAGGGTTGTTTGGGTTTGGGCGATCGAACGTCGAGTCGGGACTTTGTAAGTTGCTTGCGCCGTTGAAGGTTGCGTCGTTGTTGGAAATCGGAGTGGGCGATGGCTCACGTGCGGTCGCGGTCGTCTCGGCGATTCAGAAGAACAATCCCGGTTCGCCCCTTCGCTATTGCGCCATCGACTCGTTCGAAATGGCCAGCTCGCCGGAGCACAACGAAGCTGCGATGTCGTTGATGCAGTTTCACCAGCGTCTACGCAGCGCGGGGATCTCACCACAAATTTTCCCTGGAAGTCTTGACCAAGAACTGCTCCGTCTCTGCCACACCGTTGGCCGCGTCGATGTGGTGTTGATTGCCGAAGACGCTCCGTCGTGGCAGAATCCGACCACGCTACGGAATCTGCAACGAGTTTGCCACGAAACGACCGTCGTGTTCCACGGGGACGCCGGCACATGGAAGCGTTATCAAACCACGCTGGCCGAAACACGCAAAGCCGCCTAAGTGTCGCTCAGCTCTCCGAGCGGATCGCGCCCACCGATTGGCTCATCTCTTCCTTCGCTTTCCTAGGCGAGTACGCTTTCCGCTCGGAGAACCAGACAATCGCCTTAAAGCGAATCCAGCCCCTGTCGGGCGGCTTCGACGGCGGGAGCGGCCCACTCTTGGTCGCGGTGCAGTTCGATGATCCCTTCGAGTACCGAACGCGCTTTCTCCATTGGCATCTTTTCGAGCGCTGTATCGACTCGCTCGATCAATTCCTGTGCTCGAGAATCGATCAGTACCTCGGGATATCGCTCACGCAATTGTTCAATTTCATTGCTTGCTAACAAAATCATCGAATTCATCGCTTCGTTGGTTTGAATGGTATCAGCATCGTAAATCGCCAACCATTGCCGGAGGCGTTCGATGGCCGTTTGAGGATCTTGTTCCCGTCCGGTCATGGCATCCAAAAAACCTTGTTCGGCGGCACTCAAAGGCGTGATCCCCAGTTTGTTTTGGACACCGAGCCTGCGTAATGTTCGTTTGAGTTCAATGGCTCGATCGAACTGGGTCACCTCCGCCGCTCTCGGGTCCTCAGGAAATTGTCTCAGGAATTGCCCAATCTCATCCACGGCTTCTTGTAAATCACCCGATTCCGTTTGCTGAACGATCGATTGATAGAGTTCGTCTGCCGTCGGCTTCTCGAGCGCCTTGAAAAAAAGGATAGCGCAAGCGACCAACGCGGCGCCCATCGCACAAACGGAGATCGCATGCCTCCAACGTTCCGCCTCGGCGCTATGCCCCTTGGCTGCGTGACGCGATCGCTCTTCCTCCGCATCAACCGTTTGGAAATGAGTTGAAGGTTCTTTGATTTCAAACTCCGTTTCATCCTTGCCTCTTGCCGCGGTGCCAACGGTTGCATCGGTGTTGCGTGAATTGACGGTAGCTACCGTTTTGGAGATGGTTCCATTTTCGCTACCAGCAATTGGTGTCCTCGCGTCTTCGATCGCCGAGTCGCTTTCGCCGGTTTCGTTTGCGAGAGAATGGTGGGTCCCCAATTGTTTACCATTCAGTGTTTGTTGATGTTTCAAGCCAGCACGCATCGCTTTTAGTCGATTCATGACTGACAAAGCGGTTGGCGGTCGATCTCGCGAATCTTTTTCCAACAGTTGGTGGACGAGTTCGACGAGCGCAATCGGCAGATCTTCGTTGATGCGGTCCAAGCGAACCGGTTTATCATTGCGCAGTGATTTGATGACCTGCGTAATACTTTTGTTATTGAAAGGAGGCTTTCCGGTCAGCATCGCATACATGACACTGCCGAGCGCGTAGAGATCCGTGCGAACGGTAACCCCATCACCGTCGGCTTGTTCTGGAGCCATGTAGTCGGCGGTTCCGAGTACCGAACCGGCCATCGTTTGCTCGCCAAATCCAAACAGCTTGGCGATCCCAAAATCGACCAACTTTACCTGATGATCGGGCGTGAGGATTAAGTTGGCTGGTTTCAAATCGCGGTGGATGACACCAAAGTCGTGCGCATGCTTGAGCGCCGCACAAACTTGGATTGAAAGGTCGATGGTGGTTTCCCACGTCAGTCGTTTTTCGCGGCGTATCATCGCTTGAAGCGGTTCGCCTTCGACCAATTCCATCGAATAGAAGAGTTGGCCGTTCTCTTCGCCGTAACCGACCAAACGGACGATACCGGGATGCTTGAGTCGTTTGAGCGTTTCGACTTCGCCAGCGAACCGGCGACGGAATCGCGGTTCATCGCCTATGCTTTGCGAAATCAGTTTCACAGCGACTTTCTCGCCCGATCGCTCATGCACTCCCTCGTAGACCGCGCCCATTCCTCCACGACCGAGCACATTTCCAATTCGATAAGGACCAAGAAATTCAGGAGACGTCGACATCAATTCGTTCTAATGTAGAGAAGTAAAAAGGGTGGGTAGCGGATCTTGTGAAAGATCCAATCGCAATCAGGATCTTTAACAAGATCCACTACGGCGATTTCAAGTCCAGAAATCGCGATCGAGATTTCGATAGCCGATCGCTTCGGCCAAGTGGACTTCTTCGATCGACGGGTCGCCTGCGACATCAGCAATGGTTCGTGCTACTCGCAAAATTTTGTCATGCGCGCGTGCCGACAATCCCATCTCCTCGACGCTGTGCCGAAGCATTTGTTGGCACGGTTTATCGAGTTTACAGTATTGACGTACTTGCCGACTACTCATCATCGCATTGTATTGAATCAGGCCATTTCCGAACCGCTGCTCTTGAGCTTCTCGTGCCTTCATCACATCGGTACGCATCTGAGCACTGGTGGTGCCTGCGGAATCGTTGGCCGCCAATTCATCAAAGGGGACTGCCGGTACTTCGATGTGAATATCGATTCGATCCATCAAGGGCCCCGAAATCTTCGACATGTATTTCTCAACCTGCGTGGGCAAACAGTTACACGTCCGCCGTGGATCGCTTCGGTACCCACAGGGACATGGATTGGCCGCAGCGATCAGCATGAAGTCGGCAGGGAAAGTTGAACTGCGAAGGGCTCGCGAAATCGTTACCACACCATCCTCGAGTGGTTGACGCATTACCTCGAGCGTTTTGCGGTTGAACTCCGGCAACTCATCGAGAAACAAAATCCCGTTGTGCGCTTTGCTGATTTCACCGGGTGAGGGTGGACTACCGCCGCCGACGAGTCCAGCATCGCTGATCGTATGATGCGGGCTACGAAAGGGGCGACACGCCAACAGCGGTTGGCCGGGCGGCAGTTGTCCGAGTGCGCTGTAAATTCGCGTCGTCGCAATCGATTCGGTTGCCGTTAGCGGAGGCAGAATTGTAGGCATTCGTTTGGCCAACATCGTTTTGCCGCTACCGGGCGGCCCGACCATGATTAGGTTGTGATTGCCAGCGGCGGCGAGCACCATCGCTCGTTTCGCCGATTCTTGACCTCGCACATCCCCAAAATCGAGATCGTAAACGCTGAATTTTTCGAACAACTGGTCGACACAGTTGGGGACAGGGTCGAGCTCAATTTCTTGAGAGAAAAAAGCGACCGCTTGAGCCAGACTTTGCACCGCAATCACCTCGATCCCCTCCACGACGGCAGCCTCGGCTGCGTTTTCCGAGGGAACGACGATGCCCTTCAACTCAGAATTCTTGGCCGCTTCAATTGCGATCGACAAAACACCTTTGATTGGCCGCGTTAACCCCTCGAGAGCCAATTCGCCGACAACCGCATACTCTTCCAATTGATCGAGTACCAATTGACCGCTGCCGGCTAGCACGCCGAGAGCGACGGGCAGATCGAACGAGGCCGCTTGCTTGGGCAAATCGCCAGGAGCCAAGTTGATCACGATGCGATCATGCGGGCGGATGAATCCACTGTTAACGATCGCCCGCTCGACCCGATGGGTGCTTTCTTTCACCGCCGCATCGGGCAATCCGACCAGAATGGTTTTGGGCAGCGCGGCGGGGGAGATGTCAACCTCCACGTCGACTGGCATCGCTTCGATCCCCAAGAGTGTGAAAGTCTTCAGTCGAGCCAGCATTGCCTTTGTCCTGTTGCCTGCGTCCTTCTGCAAAGTACTTTATCCCTTTACAATCGTACACAATTACGAAGCGGGCGGGGTTGACGGACTGATTTTTTAGGATTCTTCATGGCGGATCAACAACTTTTGACCGCCGCGTTGCAGCCACCGGTAGGTTTGGTAGTCGGATTGATAGACGGCATAGCCGCGGCGGTCTTGTGCACCGCCGTCAACACAGCCCTGCGGCATTCGATGTACCGAGCCGACGTTTCAAGTTGACAATCTCGGTCTACCCCCGCGCCAGCCCTCGGAGCGATGAAACAGCCCCTCAATTCCCCAGAAATGAGTCCGCGTACCTTTTCTTCTCCCAATTCCCCAGAAATGAGTCCGCGTACCTTTTCTTCTCCAGAAATGAGTCCGCGTACCTTTTCTTCTCCCGTACCTTTTCTTCTCCTTTGTTGTTAAACACTTAGACGCAAGAAAGGCCCTTTTTGTTTGGTGTCTCGTGAAAAATCCGGGCTAGCGCTGGATGACACGTTTAGCTCCATCCTTCGATCACGATTTTGCCGATCGCCCGGCCTGCTTCCAAAGTTGCGTGAGCAGCGCGAAGGTTCGCTGCGTTAATCGGCGACATCACATCGCCAGCGGTACCTTGAATTCGGCCTTCGTCGATCCATGCGGCGATGCGACTTAGTAAGCGATGTTGCTCGATCATATCAGGCGTCTGAAACATCGAGCGAGCGAACATGAATTCCCAGGAAAGCGTCGCTGCCTTTAACTTCATTTCATCCATTTCAAGTGGTTTGTTGTTCTCCACGATCGTAACGATATGTCCTTGAGGGCGAATCAGATCAGTCGCCGCCTTCCAGTGCCCGTCGGTGTCGTTGAACAAGGCGATGTAGTCGACGTACTTCAAGCCGATCTTTTCGATCTGGGGTCGCAGTGGCTCGCGATGATTGATGACATAATCTGCGCCGAGCTTCTTTACCCAGTCGGAGGATTCAGGCCGCGATGCGGTCGTAACCACCGTCAAGCCAGCAATCTTTGCCAGTTGAATTGCAATCGACCCGACGCCTCCGGCTCCGCCAACAATTAAAATTGTTTTTCCTTCGTCGGATCCGTCGACATCAATGCCAAGCCGTTCAAAGAACGCTTCGTATGCCGTGATGGAGGTCAGAGGGAACGCGGCGGCGTGCGCAAAGTCGAGCGATTTCGGTTTATGTCCAACGATCCGTTCGTCAATCAAGTGAAATTCCGAGTTCGCGCCTTGTCGAGTGATGTCACCCGCATAGAACACTTCGTCGCCTGGCTTGAACAACGTCACGTCGGGGCCGACCGCCTCGACGACACCCGCCGCATCCCAGCCGAGAATTTTTGGCGACGCTTCAACGATGTCTTTGTTCGTTTCATTGGGAGCTCGAACTTTATAGTCCACCGGATTGACAGCGATCGCTTTGACGGCCACCAATAAATCTCGCCCGGATGGTTCTGGTTTGTCGAGTTCAATATCCATTAGTGATTGGGGATCGTCAATCGACAAGTAGCGAGTGAGTGCAATCGCTTTCATGGTTTCTTCCATATTGAGTAGGTACTTCCGAAAAATGAGTGAGTTTGAAGGGGTGACGGTGTTTGGTTGTTGTGTGCGTGACAGCGTACAAGAAGGGGCACAGTGCTTAAAATCCTTGGCGATCACCGGTCACGGGCATACCTGAGTAATGGACATGAACAATTCGCCATCCGTGCACTGTCTTCTTCAGTACCTGCGTCTCACGACCTTGAGTGCGTATGGTCGACAAATCCTTTCGCATCGTGGCATCGAACGTCCAGTAGAATTCTACCCAGGCCGCGTTGCCAATGACATGAACGACGAGATCGCGGATCTTTAAACTTCGCTTTGAAAAATTGGCTCCCATCGTCTTTTCGTAAAAGTTGATCCTTATCTCGTCCCAGCCGTGCTGGTGACCGCGTGGCTGAATGAAAGAGACATCGTCACTCGTTTGCCATACCTTCGTTGCCAAATCAATGTCCGCCGTATCGATCGATTTTGCGTAACGATCGATTAACTCGCGTACTGCTGCCTCGTCGGTCATGTTGCCCTCTTCAGTTTGACTCCATGCCATCGCGGGCGCAAACAATGAAGAAACGAGCATCAACAAACCGACGGTTAGGTTCCGCAGCCAAGCCATTTGGCGATGCGAAGCACACGTGCCCTGGTTCATTGTGTTGTCACACGACACATTGTGTGTGAGTAAAACGTCGATCATCGGTTATTCCTTTCTGTTTGTGGAGCTAGTGCATTTAATTCTGACGTGGCTGGGGCTTCCAGCCCCCGTTGAGAAGAACGCTGTGGCTAGAAGCCACAGCCACGAAACACGCAGCCTGCGGCATTTTGCAAAATGCTCTAGTGCATTTTGAATTTTGACGTGGCTGGGGCTTCCAGCCCCAGTTGAGAAGAACGCTGCGGCTGGAAGCCACAGCCACGAAACACGCAGCCTACGGCATTTTGCAAAATGGTCTAAAAGATATCGGATCATTGGACGAATTCGTGGGCTGGGAAAACGCCGGGTAAGTTATTTTGGGCATGGCATGCTTGAGGAAACCTATCACTATCTCTCGCTGGGAATCCAAGAATTCACTCACATACTCTTCGGAGGAAGCTGCTTTTC includes:
- a CDS encoding glycosyltransferase family 2 protein, whose product is MATSPTRSRLSIVVPVGQDTAAFENALVSVLEHQPRGCDVIVSHDGRYDDPFDLGDEVQFVTAESSSPLDLITSGVQRSRGRFVHVLANGLTATADWVDAALEKFEHEDVAAVTPVVRNRRSGKIIAAGWHDREVRLCQPSCSSATKVNRKEAAKIDGCFLEASFWRRETLTELLDSYVGTTKTFEKMAVLEASYCSGLLTKGANWRSTTAEACDILADEHVASSIASLWDDSSFQRGKRLGAIRQRITGKEASLSGTARSVVANLTRPRRMIESLGQLSSRSAAAEMQRRIDTDRVTSREDTKRITPVFNECIASFRRAA
- a CDS encoding aldo/keto reductase, translating into MHTRLLSASKWPAEAANQVPPSIRVSEIGFGAWAIGGGWGQQQDAESMLALNAAIDRGVNFIDTAAVYGDGHSEKLIAEVLKSRSEEVFVATKSPPADGPWPPSPTCRWQDRYSAAYLRDNVNDRLQNLGVERIDLLQLHTWTRAWNDDPQPLMVLHRLRDEGKINLIGVSTPEHDQDCVIQLMRNGLVDVVQVIFNLFHQEPMAQLLPVAAETGTGVIVRVALDEGVLTGKYSADHVFPEDDFRHRYFAGDRMQRSVERAEAIREDLAAFGLEEDYTMADVALKFALSRPEVSTVIAGMRNVQQVEQNTRTSQLRDLPADMLTLLERHNWRRGVWYGGK
- a CDS encoding S8 family peptidase — encoded protein: MKLIQDDFSFDDLNRIEICEERFALSASLPGDLLLEALSIGNTSSDLSAPTSLPTVDSQLLEQPASSDLRPDLLDQAAEIRNAATIGSGSVFEGHSFDGSGQTVAVIDSGVAWDHVAFGGGFGPGYRVVGGWDFAENDANPYDDGPAGFHGTHVAGLLAGKTDDFAGVAPGADIVALRVFDDTGMGELDWIEASLKWVHDHRDSFASPITTVNLSVGAALNADNLDEAQSILEDELQLLRQDGILVFAASGNFFGSSVSDQSIMYPASSESVVAVGSIGDDGLLSTFSQRNDGLLATGGESIRSAVPEHVYGWDGHVDDFATLDGTSMATPQIAAASMLVRQSMIDQGLNPSIDDILMRLRDSTQSQTDPLTGASYNVVDLSSALLAPSADDVGDSIDSSGDHLPDSTNSGAEIRYFPGSNENDSYVLDLTDGIVLRSGGNEYRFETTGSSPFENDSGFATSPLVIDVGGGADSLHIIGSNQAERLIMHPGSTGGNISTLSTNRFQIELRGVESLVFDGGGGPDRASLYDSPGDDTLRSGPNQAELSGVGFQFNVNEISKIFVHATAGGYDTAFMTDSAGDDTLAVKPQFTSLRSDDTFQAAYGFERVFAYATAGGHDNASLYDSAGDDTMNVSAARSIITGPDYQINARGFESVEAFAINGGVDTANIYADEVDSQWHRAPDRLQWTGQDGTTRIARQFERVQAFEQYEPIPLSTQSIDQSSSLQAILDNPEERLRRERLASQSVFDLLGRES
- a CDS encoding serine/threonine-protein kinase, which gives rise to MSTSPEFLGPYRIGNVLGRGGMGAVYEGVHERSGEKVAVKLISQSIGDEPRFRRRFAGEVETLKRLKHPGIVRLVGYGEENGQLFYSMELVEGEPLQAMIRREKRLTWETTIDLSIQVCAALKHAHDFGVIHRDLKPANLILTPDHQVKLVDFGIAKLFGFGEQTMAGSVLGTADYMAPEQADGDGVTVRTDLYALGSVMYAMLTGKPPFNNKSITQVIKSLRNDKPVRLDRINEDLPIALVELVHQLLEKDSRDRPPTALSVMNRLKAMRAGLKHQQTLNGKQLGTHHSLANETGESDSAIEDARTPIAGSENGTISKTVATVNSRNTDATVGTAARGKDETEFEIKEPSTHFQTVDAEEERSRHAAKGHSAEAERWRHAISVCAMGAALVACAILFFKALEKPTADELYQSIVQQTESGDLQEAVDEIGQFLRQFPEDPRAAEVTQFDRAIELKRTLRRLGVQNKLGITPLSAAEQGFLDAMTGREQDPQTAIERLRQWLAIYDADTIQTNEAMNSMILLASNEIEQLRERYPEVLIDSRAQELIERVDTALEKMPMEKARSVLEGIIELHRDQEWAAPAVEAARQGLDSL
- a CDS encoding YifB family Mg chelatase-like AAA ATPase: MLARLKTFTLLGIEAMPVDVEVDISPAALPKTILVGLPDAAVKESTHRVERAIVNSGFIRPHDRIVINLAPGDLPKQAASFDLPVALGVLAGSGQLVLDQLEEYAVVGELALEGLTRPIKGVLSIAIEAAKNSELKGIVVPSENAAEAAVVEGIEVIAVQSLAQAVAFFSQEIELDPVPNCVDQLFEKFSVYDLDFGDVRGQESAKRAMVLAAAGNHNLIMVGPPGSGKTMLAKRMPTILPPLTATESIATTRIYSALGQLPPGQPLLACRPFRSPHHTISDAGLVGGGSPPSPGEISKAHNGILFLDELPEFNRKTLEVMRQPLEDGVVTISRALRSSTFPADFMLIAAANPCPCGYRSDPRRTCNCLPTQVEKYMSKISGPLMDRIDIHIEVPAVPFDELAANDSAGTTSAQMRTDVMKAREAQEQRFGNGLIQYNAMMSSRQVRQYCKLDKPCQQMLRHSVEEMGLSARAHDKILRVARTIADVAGDPSIEEVHLAEAIGYRNLDRDFWT
- a CDS encoding zinc-binding alcohol dehydrogenase family protein: MKAIALTRYLSIDDPQSLMDIELDKPEPSGRDLLVAVKAIAVNPVDYKVRAPNETNKDIVEASPKILGWDAAGVVEAVGPDVTLFKPGDEVFYAGDITRQGANSEFHLIDERIVGHKPKSLDFAHAAAFPLTSITAYEAFFERLGIDVDGSDEGKTILIVGGAGGVGSIAIQLAKIAGLTVVTTASRPESSDWVKKLGADYVINHREPLRPQIEKIGLKYVDYIALFNDTDGHWKAATDLIRPQGHIVTIVENNKPLEMDEMKLKAATLSWEFMFARSMFQTPDMIEQHRLLSRIAAWIDEGRIQGTAGDVMSPINAANLRAAHATLEAGRAIGKIVIEGWS
- a CDS encoding YybH family protein, with amino-acid sequence MIDVLLTHNVSCDNTMNQGTCASHRQMAWLRNLTVGLLMLVSSLFAPAMAWSQTEEGNMTDEAAVRELIDRYAKSIDTADIDLATKVWQTSDDVSFIQPRGHQHGWDEIRINFYEKTMGANFSKRSLKIRDLVVHVIGNAAWVEFYWTFDATMRKDLSTIRTQGRETQVLKKTVHGWRIVHVHYSGMPVTGDRQGF